In one window of Ignavibacteriota bacterium DNA:
- the smpB gene encoding SsrA-binding protein SmpB: MTDEKHIQVAATNRRARYEYHVLQTLEVGIALRGTEVKSIRAGNVNFQDSYALVRDGELYLVSLHISPFEKGNIFNHDPVRQRKLLAKKREIRKLAQSVNEKGLTLIPLQLYFKGRHLKIELGVCKGKKTYDKRETVKARDAQRDMRRQDD; encoded by the coding sequence TTGACAGATGAAAAACACATACAGGTCGCAGCCACAAATCGACGCGCACGGTACGAGTACCACGTACTTCAGACGCTCGAGGTCGGCATCGCGCTTCGAGGCACGGAAGTGAAATCCATCCGGGCCGGGAACGTCAATTTCCAGGATTCGTATGCGCTGGTGCGCGACGGCGAACTGTATCTCGTGAGTCTGCACATCAGTCCTTTCGAGAAAGGCAACATCTTCAATCACGATCCCGTGCGGCAGCGCAAACTGCTCGCGAAGAAACGCGAGATACGCAAGCTGGCGCAGAGCGTCAACGAGAAAGGCCTTACACTCATCCCGCTGCAACTGTATTTCAAGGGCAGGCATCTGAAAATCGAACTCGGTGTCTGCAAAGGAAAAAAGACCTACGACAAACGCGAGACCGTAAAGGCCCGCGACGCCCAGCGCGACATGCGCAGGCAGGACGACTGA
- a CDS encoding tyrosine--tRNA ligase, with product MTTRYPSVNEQMDLLRRGAAEIIPEEELVRKLERSLATGTPLRVKLGCDPSRPDLHLGHSVVLRKLRQFQDLGHDAILIVGDFTGMIGDPSGRNKTRPPLTLDDTRANGRSYFEQASRVLKADAVEIRFNSDWLGTMQFEDVIKLAAKYTVAQMLERDEFDKRFTAREPISIHEFLYPLAQAMDSVAIRSDVELGGTDQKFNLLVGREIQREYGQEPQVILTMPLLVGTDGVEKMSKSYDNYVAFTDTPQDMYGKVLSIPDNVILTYYTLVTDVDEQRIAAIRAHIESGANPRDAKRELARAVVAMYYTPADAQAAEEHFDRVFRDKLPPEEMDTYIFTGVENTLLDVLVAATVVPSKGEGRRLIQQSAVSIDGRKITDPLEPVPAAGECIVKVGKRRFLRITRES from the coding sequence ATGACGACACGTTACCCCTCCGTCAACGAGCAAATGGATCTGCTGCGCCGCGGCGCAGCGGAGATCATCCCCGAGGAAGAGCTGGTCCGCAAGCTCGAGCGCTCCCTCGCCACCGGCACACCGCTGCGTGTAAAACTCGGGTGCGATCCGAGCCGGCCCGACCTGCACCTCGGCCACTCGGTGGTGCTGCGCAAGCTGCGCCAGTTCCAGGATCTCGGGCACGACGCGATACTCATCGTCGGCGATTTCACCGGCATGATCGGCGATCCTTCCGGCCGCAACAAGACGCGTCCGCCGCTCACACTCGACGACACGCGCGCCAACGGTCGCTCGTATTTCGAGCAGGCCTCACGCGTGCTCAAGGCCGACGCGGTCGAGATCCGTTTCAATTCCGACTGGCTGGGTACGATGCAGTTCGAGGACGTGATCAAACTCGCCGCGAAGTACACCGTGGCGCAGATGCTCGAGCGCGACGAGTTCGACAAACGATTCACTGCGCGCGAGCCCATCAGCATACACGAGTTCCTTTACCCTCTTGCGCAGGCCATGGATTCGGTCGCGATACGGTCGGACGTGGAGCTAGGCGGGACGGATCAGAAGTTCAACCTGCTCGTCGGCCGCGAGATTCAGCGCGAGTACGGGCAGGAGCCGCAGGTGATCCTCACCATGCCGCTGCTCGTGGGCACGGACGGCGTCGAGAAGATGAGCAAGTCGTACGACAATTACGTGGCGTTCACCGACACGCCCCAGGATATGTACGGCAAGGTGCTGTCGATTCCCGACAACGTGATACTCACCTACTACACGCTGGTGACGGACGTCGACGAACAGCGCATCGCCGCGATACGCGCGCACATCGAGTCGGGCGCGAATCCGCGCGACGCGAAGCGCGAACTCGCGCGCGCCGTGGTCGCGATGTACTACACTCCCGCCGACGCGCAAGCCGCGGAGGAACATTTTGACCGCGTCTTTCGCGACAAACTTCCACCGGAAGAAATGGACACGTATATTTTCACCGGCGTCGAGAACACCCTGCTCGACGTCCTCGTCGCCGCGACCGTGGTACCCTCGAAGGGAGAAGGCCGGCGCCTGATTCAGCAGTCCGCGGTCAGCATTGACGGGCGCAAGATCACCGATCCTCTCGAGCCCGTCCCCGCGGCCGGCGAGTGCATCGTCAAGGTCGGCAAGCGCCGCTTTCTGCGAATCACGCGCGAATCGTAA
- a CDS encoding arginine decarboxylase, pyruvoyl-dependent, with translation MFFVKGAGRHKEYLQSFELALRAADIEQQNLVTVSSIYPAGCKIISKHDGLKLIQPGQITFCVMARNATNEANRLVAASIGAAIPGDGDSYGYLSEHHPFGETQKVAGDYAEDLAATMLATTLGIKFDPETAWDAREKVYKKDNKIFRTFNVTQSAEGKKGLWTTVVAAAILLP, from the coding sequence ATGTTTTTCGTCAAAGGCGCAGGCCGCCACAAAGAGTATCTGCAGTCGTTCGAGCTTGCGCTGCGCGCAGCCGACATCGAACAGCAGAATCTCGTCACCGTGTCGAGCATCTACCCGGCCGGTTGCAAGATCATTAGCAAACACGACGGCCTCAAGCTGATCCAACCCGGACAAATCACGTTCTGCGTGATGGCGCGCAACGCCACCAACGAGGCCAACCGTCTCGTGGCCGCGTCGATCGGCGCCGCCATCCCCGGCGACGGCGATTCGTACGGCTATCTGTCGGAACATCATCCCTTCGGCGAAACACAGAAAGTGGCCGGCGACTATGCGGAGGACCTCGCCGCGACCATGCTCGCCACCACGCTCGGCATCAAGTTCGATCCCGAGACGGCATGGGACGCGCGCGAAAAAGTGTACAAAAAGGACAACAAAATCTTCCGCACCTTCAACGTCACACAGTCCGCCGAAGGAAAAAAAGGCCTGTGGACAACTGTCGTCGCGGCCGCGATACTTCTGCCGTAG